Sequence from the Rutidosis leptorrhynchoides isolate AG116_Rl617_1_P2 chromosome 3, CSIRO_AGI_Rlap_v1, whole genome shotgun sequence genome:
CCGCCCGATCTCCATTTAGTTACTAACTAGCGGGTAAACGGGTTTCCCCATGGGTATTCGAGTCCCATAACTATCGGATTAACGGGTTTTTCCAAGGGTATTCGAGTCTTTTTCGAGTATACGGGCCGGGTAATCGGGTATACGAACCGAGTAATCGGTTTACGGATCTGGTTATCGGGTTTTCGGGTCGGGTATATTAACCCGGGTCTTTTTTCGGAGTATACGGGTCCGGTATTCGGGTTTGTGTCTAAAACAATCCCCGTatccaaacccacaaaaaaattgTAAACCATCCTTATATCCGGCTCTAGACTAATTTACTCGGTCCGAACCCAACCCAAAAATCAGATTTGAATTTCCCATCATGTACCAATGTTTTTGACATCCCTATATAAAATGCAGCTCAATAATCTATTTTTACCAAACACTTCATAGTCAATCTAACACTAAAACTTTTTAATTCTTAATACAAATTagctaatcatttactttatttttatgtaagttatattgttgattaatttttttaagttataattaacaTAGAATTTTCAATAATAAAGGTAAAGGTAATCTTTTTACAACACTAGTTATCAAACGCAACTTATTTagaaaagttgtaatattttttcaAATTAAGTTACCATTACCAAGTAAAACATATTTTACCACCATCCATCACCACCGGGCACTATCACCAACAATCACTGTCAGCCTGATGACTGTTGTCAGTCATCGCCGTTGGCCACAACCTTTAGCCACAACTTTTGCATTTGTAAGAATGCTATTTTTAGTCATtgcatgttttcatttttttaTGTGACTGTAAAACAATTGCTTTATCATTGATCTTTGACACCAATTACTAATGATCCAAATGATTACTgttgattatattattattattattaatcctctgATGATTGAAACAAGATTAACAAATGAACAGTTCCTCCTTCATTTCTAAACATCTTAGTCGATCTTtacaaccaaaacaacaacaacaacaacaacaacaacaacaaaaaaactaGCTAGTGATACATAAAACTCACCAGTATAtacgtttttttctttttttattatccATCAACATGAACATATGAATCTCACCAAATCATCCAACGAATCATGCGAGCAACCACCACTTTCAAGTGCAATTTCAACCATTTTCTTCATATTATTTGCTCTAACTCTTATTTCATTCCCTTCATCCACCATAAGTTTCCTAATCATCCTTTCAATCTCCCCTCTTTCAAAAACTTCTAACTCGATCCCAATCTTGTACACATAACTAGCATAACGCGTATTCACCATATGATCGGCTATAAACGGTTGACATATCATTGGAACCCCTTCCGAAACACTCTCCAATATCGAATTCCACCCACCATGACTCCAAAAGCCACCGACCGCAAAATGTGACAACACTTCCTTTTGTGGGGCCCATTTCACAATCAAACCTCGGTCTTTCGTTTCTTCCAAGAACCCCTCTGGTAAAAACTCGACCCATTCCCAACCACATACTGAACCAGGTCTAACCGCCCATAAAAATGGTCGGTTACTTTGGGCTAGACCCCATACCATCTCGGTTAACACATTCGCATCCAATGTGGCTAAGCTTCCGAAACTTATATAAATTACGGACTTTGGAGATTGTTTATCGAGCCATGTGATGCAACTTGTGTCCCCTTTGAGATGAGTTGCATCCCCGGTTGGTTTTATTTTGTGTAAAGGTCCAATTGCGAAAACAGGAACATTGTAGTGGTTGTGAATTAAGGTTAACGCTTCATGTTCGAGAGATTTGATCGTGTTAACGATAATGGCTGAGGGACGTGGGTGACGATTGAATATGGCTACGAGTTCTTTCCAATCTTCGATAGGTGAACCGGAGAAGGGCAAGTCTTTGTATCTGATAGGATGGTAATTTGGCACCATTTCATTCATCACAAAATCTTTATAACAATCAAATAGTAATTACCATTAGCTTATATCCAGCTTAAATACACTCTTTCTAATGTATAAAATTTCTAAGACTTAAGATTATGAAGCATAAATAATTACATTTGAGAAGAAAAAAGTTCATCAAAGTGTTAAATCATGAATCTTGATATCTACCACTACCAGAATTTTTCTCCATATTCAACTAGAgggtaattaattaaataaatggtAAACGAATTTGTTCGGaagaataaatatttttatttgtacaCAACCTAGCCAAGTTAACGATGATCGTTTTTGACCTTTTCTCTGCTTCTAATAAGGTTTAAACCAAGACCTCTTTTGATTATATCATGATTCAATGTAGTATGCTATTTTGTGATGATGAATTTTATTGGATTCCGTAAACTAAACGGGGGACTAAATGTCttgttatattaatttattaattcgaGAATTCAATTTCAGGGTTACAAAATAGCTAAAACGAGGGTAGTAATTAAACAATGTGCACACAAACACAAAAAAGGAGACAAATTACCTAAAATTCCATTTATGAAGGTTACTGTTCATTTTAGTAATTAAACTATAGTTGTTAATGGAGCAAAAGTTAGAAAGTACAATCAATTAACGAGACCTTAATATCTTCATTGCCTAAAACAAAACAAAACTAGAAGTTCATTGTGTTTTTAGACACATTTAGTACTTTACTTTACACATCCCTAAGGTTTTTTATGTCAAATTTACCTTGTTCCAGAAATCGACTTTGTTGACATAACTGTAGACGTGCAAGAGTAGCAGGAAGGTATGCAGCACTATTAGGACGAAAACTTATGGCTGCGAGATTCAAATCTAACGCAACAATTCCAGCAAAAAACATATTGTTATCATAAATGACAACAATTGATTTATTCCCTTCACCGATCAAACGAATCAAGTGTTCCTTAAATGATGCTTTGCATTCATTATTAATCTCTTTGAGGAAAGTAGTAAAGCTACGAGAGTCATCAACAGCGGTTAAGTGGTCGAAAAGTGGAAGGAAGATGAAATCGGGAGGAAGGTTAGTCGGGTCAGGTGGGTTTAGAGTTGAGTGTGCAAAGGCTATATGGAACCCTTTGGCATGAAGGGTTGTTGCTAGTTGGAGGGTTCCGGTCATGTGGCCGTGTAATGGGCAAGCGGTTAGCACCACCAATGGCCATGGTTTAGTTCCATGGTGTTTTGCCATTTTTAGTTGTTATAGGATTGATTGTCTATTTGGTTAATTGCCTTTCTTTTATAGTTTAGAAGACACTAAATTGAGAGACTAAACCATCTCATGATATCTTGTTGTTTGGTTTTGATATACTTATAAGAGGTCCACCGGCATATTTTGAGTGGTCAGATCGAAAATGATCATGGAATAACCTGATAAGACCGAGCATATTTTCATGACCGTCTTGTAGATTTTGAAAGTATATGTTTGATACTACATAAAAACTTGACCCTTATCATTAAATTTGTAAATTCATAAAAGCAAATTTTTTGAATCACATTGGTCTGTAAACTAGCTAATTAGAGCATTCTCAATCCTTGCATCTTAGCCACGCCATCCGTTTGCCTTAACATGTGATGAGGATGGAATCGTTGGCACCAACGTGTGATAGGTTTTTCATACAGAACTGGCCCTTCTCCTCGTGATATTAAAACATATTGTAAAACGAAAGCATATTACATGACGATCTTGTGTGCTTGTTTGATTATATATATTTTGCAttaatatttacacattttattatttattaatatagtagGTTCCCgatgtgtgttttttttttctttaaaagagTGTAATGGCTGGGAGTAATTTCATCTTAAGTGTATAATTGGAAGAAATGATGACGTGACCTTAATGTGTCAATTTATTATGGTGAAGAAGTTTGTCAATGATAATGGATGGTCTCACACTTATATTATATTTCACTACGgtattcaactaaatgaattattaTAATAGTGTTACAAAATTTTAAGCCTTTTAAAGTTTTAAACTTTATTCAGTTATACACCTTTTACATGTTCCATAGACGCCTCTGTCTATCTTAGTAAAATCACTCTTTTCGAATAGTTTTTGCGTGAAAATCTATCCGTTTAGTAACGGAAAGAAACTAGGAATCTTTGAACAAAGGGTTGAAATGACGATAAGGTGTTCATGTGTCATTTGTATGTCGTTATGTGCCTCCTACAAATTCATGTGATTGCATGTGTCTCTCTGTTTGACGACAATATTCAGAAATTATGTGAAGTCGTCTCATAAAAATATATCGATATAATAAAGTCTCGTGAAATATTAACATAATAACCACGGAGGCTTGCCTGTATGGTCACCGAATTACTTAATGATGCGCATTATCCGGGTTCAATTCATGACTATGCTAAATTATtcaaaaaagggagtgtgactagactTTAAAGGGTgcacataatgcgcaattcacccggtagcaAGTCTCGCGTTCGGGGAGCTTGATTACCCGAGATTTTACCTTCTATCGGGGAGTTAATGTACTcgtaggagggtttcctcgcttaaacCTTTATTCTTGCCACGTGTTATTCTATTGTTCTTCTCATCTATTTAATTGATTTTCTCAAACAAGGAAACTATTCATATTCTAAATAAAATACAATTACTTTAAAtgttaaattaaataatataaatataaaaatggaaGTAAGAGCAGTAACAGAATTTCACATGTGGCgttaacaaaaatataaaataacaagATAATTTAAattgaataaataaataatataatataaatataaaaattaatattatttaatcaTATTCTAAGTACAATACAATTACTTAAATATTAAATCCGACAATATTATTATCAGCTATTAGCAGGTATACACAAAAAAAGTAGTAAACAAGATTTGCACCATAATACATAAGATTATATTTGAGCATAAACTATACTCCATAACACAAATGTGTGTCTAAAACGTACAGAAAATAAATGAATAAACtttaaataaaattaggtatataatttaatttaaataaaaaatcaAATATCTATACTAAATacaaaatatgatatttaaataaatCTAAAGTATATCAACTTTTTGAcatttgcgatacgtattttaacggACGGGCTCATAAACGTATCACTATATGTTTAACAAACTTTGCGACATTGAATGAGAACAACTAATTGTTGTATTGTAATTGTATTCAATAATCAATACTAACGTTTATGATACTAATGTTTTGAATACCTTATACTCgtgttatcatatattatataaagTGTGTGCAATACTAATGTTATCGTATACAATGCTTTTGATAGTAATACTCTCGATACAAATGTTATCGGTGATAAATggttttttttaattataattgtattatacatCTGGTGAGTATCAATACTAacgtaattatatataaatttatacaaGTACCGTGTAACGCACGAGCTCATAAAACTAGTTAACATAATATATTGTGATTATGGGAAATCAACATAAatgggaagaatggagaaattgaTCCTGGTCCTTGATCTTTGATGGTTTACAATATTGATTTGATCCGTCCTTCATTAATAAAAATTCCATTTCACCACTCAAACATAATTCATACTAGGAGTaaggcccgtgcgttgcacgattaTGTTATAGTTCAACATTTAAAAGCATCATTAGTAGTCTCATTTTGAGATTTTGCTTTTCAAGCGACGTCCCTTGAAAATTTAGGGTGTTTGAGAATTTAAACATGACAAAAGTGACATTCATCCAACATATCTTAAATTCTAAAAAATTTGATGGGAGACATTTGAAATGAGACTAATGgagtataattttttttataaatgtaaATCATACTTAATAGTCTTCAACTCAATCTTATAGAGTCCGCTTAAGTTAAGAATCAAATGAAACGATCATACTTATTCaaacatttaataatatatatacatactcgTTCCTTGAAATATAAATAGAGGAAATCTTGACACACTTCTAATGGTACTTTAAGTTGACAGTTAGTTAATGACCGCAAATTGATTAGATTTCCAAATTTTTCAATAAATACCACTAAGAAATTGAATATGTGGCTTTGCTCTGTATATAAAATCGTTGCATACTGAATTGCTATTATTTACATTTACAATTTACATATTGAATGTATATGTTTGTATCGAGTTTATCAATGTTTATTTATGTATGCATTTTCGTTGGAAACTTCGCTATAGGTTTTTCATTTTAATGGAAAGGTGAATATATAATGTTACCTTGCACATATTCATTTTCATCTCTTGACGTATAAAGTCATTGTAATCGTTTAACCTTCTCTTAGCAACTTGCTAGAAAAATTGTTCTGAAAAACCTTGCACATATTTATTTGAATCGAAGTTTTATTATTTAGTACTTGATCAATTATTACTCTGACGGCAAGTTATAAAGTTAACAATTAGAAAGTTCTGAATTTCATTAGTTTTCTTTTAATCAGATTAAATTTTTTTTAACATTAAGTATATACGACTCTATTAGTCCATTaagattttctttttcttttactaTTTTACCATTatcatttcaataatttttttttgaaaggtAAGAATTTGTATTACTCAAACAAAAAATACAACACCGTCATGGAGCAAGAAGCTATCAATCCATGACACAATAAAACACGATCATTTCAATAATTTATATTGTGTTAATAAAATCTTAAATACTCTCTAGGACTTAACTTATTGGTAAATTCATTTTACTGGAATAGAAAGTTAAAAAGTTAACCGTTTAAACACGATTGAAATTCATTGATTTTATTTTAAATCAAATTCATCTTTTTTAGCATTAAGTACATAtgcgtctttttattttatttacttttaacTATTTTAcctttatcat
This genomic interval carries:
- the LOC139898759 gene encoding UDP-glycosyltransferase 76H1-like — its product is MAKHHGTKPWPLVVLTACPLHGHMTGTLQLATTLHAKGFHIAFAHSTLNPPDPTNLPPDFIFLPLFDHLTAVDDSRSFTTFLKEINNECKASFKEHLIRLIGEGNKSIVVIYDNNMFFAGIVALDLNLAAISFRPNSAAYLPATLARLQLCQQSRFLEQDFVMNEMVPNYHPIRYKDLPFSGSPIEDWKELVAIFNRHPRPSAIIVNTIKSLEHEALTLIHNHYNVPVFAIGPLHKIKPTGDATHLKGDTSCITWLDKQSPKSVIYISFGSLATLDANVLTEMVWGLAQSNRPFLWAVRPGSVCGWEWVEFLPEGFLEETKDRGLIVKWAPQKEVLSHFAVGGFWSHGGWNSILESVSEGVPMICQPFIADHMVNTRYASYVYKIGIELEVFERGEIERMIRKLMVDEGNEIRVRANNMKKMVEIALESGGCSHDSLDDLVRFICSC